Proteins from a genomic interval of Liolophura sinensis isolate JHLJ2023 chromosome 3, CUHK_Ljap_v2, whole genome shotgun sequence:
- the LOC135464156 gene encoding uncharacterized protein LOC135464156 codes for MTAAAKISMKNGIFVILGCVLVVTIVLGVFTTSEYSPTFFNRILSFPPSLHRHSPVRDEPGSRSQSHHGQALIDCLTDGVWKRDSSQDFTGLQEKLDEFIRKTRDSYKLPNPLQRKDSLCGNVTFGEGLNFFRAVCDPFLSTPCCFQGTCKSISEELCMCPECYDLRQNMHGEMSEWIGSRTDCQLKKFTNEEACSVLRDRQIVFIGDSFMRQMFMGLQILLSNNDIDSCMRAKMSPEMEKHCKWLYMFTKECRPFVAKKDLRCRGTVTLHYYECFTPGSFNVTPHVQKHCGSVSTLFVFGFGLHYKYNAQKLIKELVAPILKQLHANPAYVETKLVWMLPHSMGMLHQQTQPLQVLSFNSKLRQYLSPLAVPVIDTFNLTRNLITYDGSHYTKAANLLKVQILLNYLADQGGHF; via the exons ATGACGGCAGCCGCCAAAATATCGATGAAGAATGGAATCTTTGTTATTCTGGGCTGTGTTCTAGTCGTCACGATAGTTTTAGGCGTTTTCACAACATCAGAGTATAGCCCGACTTTCTTTAATCGGATACTCTCATTTCCTCCATCCCTACACCGGCACTCGCCTGTCCGTGATGAGCCGGGTTCCCGTTCTCAGTCGCATCATGGTCAGGCATTAATCGACTGCTTGACAGATGGAGTGTGGAAACGAGACTCCAGTCAAGATTTCACAGGGTTGCAAGAAAAACTTGACGAATTTATCAGGAAAACCAGGGACAGTTATAAGTTACCAAATCCTTTGCAAAGAAAGGACAGCCTTTGCGGTAATGTGACGTTCGGTGAAGGCTTAAATTTTTTTCGTGCGGTGTGCGATCCATTTCTGTCGACGCCATGTTGTTTTCAGGGCACGTGCAAGAGTATTTCCGAAGAACTCTGCATGTGCCCGGAATGTTACGATCTTCGACAAAACATGCACGGCGAAATGTCCGAATGGATCGGCTCCCGGACTGATTGCCAACTGAAAAAATTTACCAATGAAGAAGCATGCAGTGTTTTGCGAGATCGACAAATTGTCTTCATCGGCGACTCGTTCATGCGACAGATGTTCATGGGTTTGCAGATTCTCCTCAGCAACAATGACATCGACTCCTGCATGAGGGCCAAAATGTCCCCAG aaatgGAGAAGCATTGCAAGTGGTTGTACATGTTTACCAAAGAGTGTCGTCCTTTTGTGGCTAAGAAGGACTTACGGTGTCGTGGTACTGTCACCCTGCACTACTACGAGTGCTTCACTCCGGGATCTTTTAATGTCACCCCTCACGTGCAGAAGCATTGCGGCTCGGTCTCGACGTTGTTTGTGTTCGGCTTCGGACTGCACTACAAGTATAACGCCCAGAAACTGATCAAAGAGCTGGTTGCACCTATTCTCAAGCAGCTGCACGCAAACCCTGCGTATGTGGAAACCAAGCTGGTCTGGATGCTACCTCACTCAATGGGCATGCTCCACCAACAGACACAACCTTTACAGGTGCTCAGCTTCAATTCCAAATTACGACAATACCTGAGCCCACTTGCGGTACCGGTTATAGACACCTTCAACCTAACCCGGAATCTAATCACGTACGATGGTTCTCACTATACTAAAGCCGCCAACCTCCTTAAAGTGCAGATCCTCCTAAATTACTTGGCGGATCAGGGCGGCCATTTCTGA